Proteins encoded within one genomic window of Pieris brassicae chromosome 12, ilPieBrab1.1, whole genome shotgun sequence:
- the LOC123717196 gene encoding NADH dehydrogenase [ubiquinone] 1 beta subcomplex subunit 10: MGAEDDNAFRGFFSALYRTVDSPVTWFREKVVEPNQKKYPWYHQQFRRVPTIDQCYSDDAVCDFEANAQFKRDRMVDSEILNILRMRFEDCMIYEAPDHLTKCKPLWDKYKDAEEAWFIKYGDLGAFGDARKAYMKQKHRMIWEKRHGPLSEQTK; encoded by the exons ATGGGTGCAGAAGATGATAATGCCTTTAGAGGTTTTTTTAGCGCTTTGTATAGAACTGTAGATTCCCCAGTTACATGGTTTAGAG AAAAGGTAGTCGAGCCCAACCAGAAAAAATACCCTTGGTATCATCAGCAGTTTCGTCGCGTACCAACAATTGATCAATGTTATAGCGATGATGCAGTCTGCGACTTCGAAGCAAACGCGCAATTCAAACGAGACAG gaTGGTGGATTCTGAAATTTTGAACATTCTTCGTATGAGATTTGAAGACTGCATGATCTATGAAGCCCCTGACCATCTTACCAAGTGCAAACCACTTTGGGACAAATACAAGGATGCTGAAGAAGCCTGGTTCATTAAAT ATGGTGATTTGGGAGCATTTGGTGATGCTCGTAAAGCTTACATGAAACAAAAACACCGCATGATTTGGGAGAAGCGTCATGGACCTCTGTCTGAACAGACAAAgtga